The following coding sequences lie in one Amycolatopsis cihanbeyliensis genomic window:
- a CDS encoding amidohydrolase, which yields MSDHVWYSGGRVFTGAASVPWAESLVTRDGRIEFAGSDAEAAVRCKHGEADVLRVDLDGRTVLPGFVDGHAHVLMTGEAGLRAHLTDADDPRRIRQRLREWAEANPDAPRVLGRGWLFSAVPDGRPTRTLLDDMIPDRPVYLDANDYHSVWLNSAALTELGITRHTPDPPGGRIVRDPVTGEPTGHLEETAAQHLAWRFLAETTADADRDRHLREATTAYLSSGVTCAVDMMLDEHGLATVDRAEREGTLDLRMVGHWFVPRGPDPDEQLAQVRHAADLSARHRSDRFRVTGIKLVVDGVIDGCTAAMLKPYADGDNADPIWDFDSLAPVVTAADAAGLQVALHAIGDRAVRIALDALEHARRINGPSLNRHRIEHLEYVDPADVPRLAELGVTASMQPVHADPAIRDNWAAMLGDERAERGFAWPEMTGAGARLVLGTDAPTAPHPPLPNMYIAHTRKSALNPELPALQPHLALPLLAAITHGTADSAWACHAESALGVLRPGLLADFVVLDVDPFEGEPDALLRARVLRTVVGGRTVWQA from the coding sequence ATGAGTGATCACGTGTGGTACTCCGGCGGCAGGGTGTTCACCGGTGCCGCCTCGGTGCCGTGGGCCGAGTCGCTCGTCACCCGCGACGGGCGGATCGAGTTCGCCGGGTCGGATGCCGAGGCCGCGGTCCGCTGCAAGCACGGTGAGGCCGATGTCCTTCGGGTGGACCTCGACGGACGGACGGTGCTGCCCGGCTTCGTCGACGGGCACGCGCATGTCCTGATGACCGGGGAGGCCGGACTGCGGGCACATCTCACCGACGCCGACGACCCGCGGCGGATCCGGCAACGGCTGCGGGAATGGGCCGAGGCCAATCCCGACGCGCCGCGGGTTCTCGGCCGTGGCTGGTTGTTCTCGGCCGTGCCCGACGGCAGGCCGACCCGGACGTTGCTCGACGACATGATCCCGGATCGGCCCGTGTACCTCGACGCGAACGACTACCACTCGGTATGGCTGAACAGCGCCGCGCTGACCGAACTGGGCATCACCCGGCACACACCCGACCCACCCGGCGGCCGGATCGTCCGCGACCCGGTCACCGGTGAACCGACCGGGCACCTCGAGGAAACCGCCGCCCAACACCTCGCCTGGCGGTTCCTCGCGGAGACCACCGCGGATGCCGACCGGGATCGTCACCTGAGGGAAGCGACGACCGCGTACCTTTCCAGCGGCGTGACGTGCGCGGTGGACATGATGCTCGACGAGCATGGACTGGCCACAGTAGACCGCGCCGAGCGCGAGGGCACGCTCGATCTACGAATGGTGGGGCACTGGTTCGTTCCCCGCGGCCCCGACCCGGATGAGCAACTGGCCCAGGTACGGCACGCCGCCGACCTGTCGGCGCGGCACCGCTCCGACCGGTTCCGCGTCACCGGTATCAAGCTGGTGGTGGACGGCGTGATCGACGGCTGTACGGCGGCTATGCTGAAGCCCTACGCCGACGGCGACAACGCCGACCCGATCTGGGACTTCGACTCGCTCGCCCCCGTGGTCACCGCGGCGGACGCGGCGGGCCTGCAGGTGGCGCTGCACGCCATCGGCGACCGTGCGGTGCGGATCGCGCTCGACGCCCTCGAACACGCGCGCCGGATCAACGGACCTTCACTCAACCGGCATCGTATCGAGCATCTCGAGTACGTCGATCCCGCCGATGTGCCCCGGTTGGCGGAACTCGGTGTCACAGCCTCCATGCAGCCGGTGCACGCCGACCCGGCGATCCGGGACAACTGGGCGGCGATGCTCGGCGACGAGCGGGCCGAGCGCGGGTTCGCCTGGCCGGAGATGACCGGGGCGGGCGCGCGCCTGGTCCTCGGCACCGATGCGCCGACAGCACCGCATCCGCCGCTGCCCAACATGTACATCGCGCACACCCGCAAGTCGGCCCTGAACCCGGAGCTTCCCGCGCTGCAACCCCATCTCGCGCTGCCGCTGCTGGCGGCGATCACGCACGGCACCGCGGACTCGGCGTGGGCCTGCCACGCCGAGTCGGCCCTGGGCGTGTTACGACCGGGACTGTTGGCGGATTTCGTCGTGCTCGACGTCGACCCGTTCGAGGGAGAACCGGATGCGCTCCTGCGTGCGCGCGTACTGCGCACGGTGGTCGGCGGCCGCACCGTGTGGCAGGCCTGA
- a CDS encoding purine-cytosine permease family protein: protein MTPADHSPAADPAPPAAGRVSGHVGRFTELPVLRHERIWGFWQFTSVNVGLAIATWAFLTGGTIAMFAGVRTAIAATVIGNLVGVVLMAAATCLPSARYGVEQYTVLRTVFGLNGVRTLIAVMMPFAQAGWNAVLAVMFGRAVTNVLNSVFGTTFAPDSAMVVAMSLLALFLAWLIVARGPVSIEWVNKIVAPLLAVLTVVMLIALLRAHSWTELSAAQPVAALGDDRLNFTLALELSFATGFSWWTIMGNLARLTTTPRTAFWPNMIGLFAASVVAGLIGTFAALALGEIDPTMWMVPLGGVVLGVLALLFIAFANVTSMVAQTYSGSLAVIRAGGSVVRRIPWPLFVALMFLPSAVVVFWPTALYDNFFKFIAWVGLVMAPLTAVYLVDFVLLRSRTLWLRDLYEPEGVSRYSFWWGFNPAAFLAVAAGAVTYSLLLNPVTFSSAGLFTYTSASLPAFLVTAAVHTVLTVLWVRPAGKGGYREAL from the coding sequence GTGACCCCGGCGGACCACTCCCCCGCCGCCGATCCCGCGCCGCCCGCCGCCGGTCGAGTCTCCGGGCACGTGGGAAGGTTCACCGAACTTCCGGTGCTGCGGCACGAGCGCATCTGGGGTTTCTGGCAGTTCACCTCGGTCAACGTCGGGCTGGCGATCGCCACCTGGGCCTTCCTCACCGGCGGCACGATCGCGATGTTCGCCGGGGTCAGGACCGCCATCGCCGCCACCGTCATCGGCAACCTGGTGGGTGTCGTCCTGATGGCGGCGGCGACGTGCCTGCCCTCGGCCAGGTACGGCGTCGAGCAGTACACCGTCCTGCGAACGGTCTTCGGGCTCAACGGCGTGCGCACGCTGATCGCCGTCATGATGCCGTTCGCGCAGGCCGGCTGGAACGCGGTGCTGGCTGTCATGTTCGGGCGCGCGGTCACCAACGTGCTGAACTCGGTCTTCGGTACCACGTTCGCCCCCGACAGTGCGATGGTCGTCGCCATGTCGTTGCTGGCGCTGTTCCTGGCCTGGCTGATCGTGGCGCGCGGTCCGGTTTCGATCGAATGGGTCAACAAGATCGTCGCCCCGCTGCTCGCCGTGCTGACCGTGGTGATGCTGATCGCGTTGCTGCGCGCCCATTCCTGGACCGAGTTGAGCGCCGCGCAACCGGTCGCCGCGCTCGGCGACGACCGGTTGAACTTCACCCTCGCGCTGGAACTGAGCTTCGCGACCGGGTTCTCCTGGTGGACGATCATGGGCAACCTGGCACGGCTGACCACCACCCCGCGCACGGCCTTCTGGCCCAACATGATCGGCCTTTTCGCCGCCTCGGTGGTGGCCGGTCTGATCGGCACGTTCGCCGCGCTCGCGCTCGGCGAGATCGACCCGACGATGTGGATGGTACCGCTGGGCGGAGTGGTGCTCGGCGTGCTGGCGCTGTTGTTCATCGCGTTCGCCAACGTCACGAGCATGGTGGCACAGACCTATTCGGGTTCGCTCGCGGTGATCAGGGCGGGCGGGTCCGTGGTGCGCCGAATCCCCTGGCCGCTGTTCGTGGCGCTCATGTTCCTGCCCTCGGCCGTCGTGGTGTTCTGGCCCACGGCCCTCTACGACAACTTCTTCAAGTTCATCGCCTGGGTAGGGCTGGTCATGGCACCACTGACCGCGGTGTATCTGGTGGACTTCGTGCTGCTACGAAGCCGAACCCTGTGGCTACGCGACCTGTACGAGCCCGAGGGCGTCTCGCGGTACTCGTTCTGGTGGGGCTTCAATCCGGCGGCGTTCCTCGCCGTCGCGGCCGGCGCGGTGACCTACTCGTTGCTGCTCAACCCGGTGACGTTCTCGTCGGCGGGCCTGTTCACCTACACGTCGGCATCGCTGCCGGCCTTCCTGGTCACGGCCGCGGTGCATACCGTGCTGACCGTGCTGTGGGTGCGGCCGGCGGGTAAGGGTGGCTACCGGGAGGCGTTATGA
- a CDS encoding nitrilase-related carbon-nitrogen hydrolase → MRLITAEVPESPARVTEPTRPPLVAGLVQTCWHADHAEHQAVLLDGIRTAAMAGAQVVFLPELTLSRYPADIRPDTGKATATAEDLETGPTFSFAAKAAADTGVAVHASLYERAEGPDGLGFNTAILVSPEGRLLGRTRKLHIPVSAGYYEDRYFRGGPAGPDPYPVVELPGAEGKPTARLGLPTCWDQWFPEVARAYSLAGAEVLAYPTAIGSEPDHPRFDTQPLWRHVIVGNGIANGMFMVVPNRWGDEGTLAFYGSSFVSDPYGRVLASAPRDADAVLVAPLDLDQRRDWLALFPFLDTRRPDTYTSLIRPIGD, encoded by the coding sequence ATGCGACTGATCACCGCCGAGGTCCCCGAATCGCCGGCACGGGTGACCGAGCCGACGCGTCCGCCGCTGGTCGCCGGCCTCGTGCAGACCTGCTGGCACGCCGACCACGCGGAGCACCAGGCCGTGCTGCTCGACGGCATCCGCACCGCCGCCATGGCCGGGGCACAGGTCGTGTTCCTGCCCGAGCTCACCCTGTCCCGCTATCCCGCCGACATCCGCCCGGACACCGGCAAGGCGACGGCCACCGCGGAGGATCTCGAGACCGGGCCGACGTTCTCCTTCGCCGCGAAAGCGGCCGCCGACACCGGGGTCGCGGTGCACGCCTCGCTGTACGAGCGAGCGGAAGGGCCGGACGGGCTCGGGTTCAACACCGCGATCCTGGTGTCGCCGGAAGGGCGACTGCTCGGCCGGACCCGGAAACTGCACATCCCCGTCTCCGCCGGCTACTACGAGGACCGTTACTTCCGCGGGGGGCCGGCAGGGCCGGACCCGTATCCGGTGGTGGAGCTCCCTGGTGCGGAAGGAAAGCCGACCGCCCGGCTCGGCCTGCCGACCTGCTGGGACCAGTGGTTTCCCGAGGTCGCAAGGGCCTACTCGCTCGCCGGTGCCGAGGTACTCGCCTACCCGACCGCCATCGGCTCCGAGCCGGACCACCCGCGCTTCGACACCCAGCCGCTGTGGCGGCACGTCATCGTCGGCAACGGCATCGCCAACGGCATGTTCATGGTGGTCCCCAACCGGTGGGGCGACGAAGGAACCCTCGCCTTCTACGGCTCGTCGTTCGTCTCCGACCCCTACGGGCGGGTGCTCGCCTCGGCTCCGCGGGACGCCGACGCGGTGCTGGTCGCCCCGCTCGATCTCGACCAGCGGCGGGACTGGTTGGCCTTGTTCCCGTTCCTGGACACCCGCCGACCCGACACCTACACCTCGCTCATTCGGCCGATCGGAGACTGA
- a CDS encoding agmatine deiminase family protein: MTTASPAMPAEWAPHERTWMAFPPPNGTFGEPGSPVLAAARRRWAQVANTIAAYEPVTVVAGSGQRAIAKELLRADVDVVEIPLDDAWMRDIGPSFVYEDATPTGLAAVDWVFNGWGGQGWATWADDDRVAATVAGLAGHPVRRSALTLEGGGLQVDGEGTVLLTETVQLDPGRNPGWTREQVEAEIHARLGTSTAIWLPRGLTRDYHTYGTRGHVDLVACFLRPGVVAVHTQTDPAHPDFTVSEQIAEVLRSSTDARGRRPRVVELLAPEVTFDPDGEPVDYSYVNHYLANDVLVLGAFDDPRDAAAAEVLGRAFPGRTVELVDARGIFAHGGGIHCVTQQQPATPPRGSPPCD, encoded by the coding sequence GTGACCACTGCTTCGCCCGCGATGCCGGCCGAATGGGCCCCGCACGAACGGACCTGGATGGCGTTCCCTCCGCCGAACGGCACCTTCGGCGAGCCGGGTTCGCCCGTGCTCGCCGCGGCCAGGCGGCGCTGGGCGCAGGTCGCCAACACCATCGCCGCCTACGAACCGGTCACCGTGGTCGCCGGAAGCGGGCAGCGGGCGATCGCGAAGGAACTCCTGCGCGCCGACGTCGACGTGGTCGAGATCCCGCTCGACGACGCGTGGATGCGCGACATCGGACCCAGCTTCGTGTACGAGGACGCGACGCCCACCGGGCTGGCCGCCGTGGACTGGGTGTTCAACGGCTGGGGCGGCCAGGGCTGGGCCACGTGGGCCGACGACGACCGCGTCGCCGCGACCGTCGCCGGCCTGGCGGGGCACCCGGTGCGCCGCTCGGCGCTCACCCTGGAAGGTGGTGGGCTCCAGGTCGACGGCGAGGGCACCGTGCTGCTCACCGAGACCGTCCAACTCGACCCCGGCCGCAATCCCGGATGGACCCGCGAGCAGGTGGAAGCCGAGATACACGCGCGGCTCGGTACCAGCACCGCGATCTGGCTGCCGAGGGGCCTCACCCGCGACTACCACACCTACGGCACCCGTGGGCACGTCGACCTGGTTGCCTGCTTCCTGCGGCCCGGGGTCGTGGCGGTGCACACCCAGACCGATCCGGCGCATCCCGACTTCACGGTGTCCGAGCAGATCGCGGAAGTCCTGCGGTCGAGCACCGACGCCAGGGGCAGGCGGCCGCGGGTGGTCGAACTCCTCGCGCCGGAGGTGACCTTCGACCCCGACGGCGAGCCCGTCGACTACTCCTACGTCAACCACTATCTCGCCAACGATGTCCTCGTGCTCGGCGCCTTCGACGACCCGCGGGACGCCGCGGCGGCGGAGGTCCTCGGCCGCGCCTTCCCCGGCCGCACCGTGGAGCTCGTCGACGCGCGCGGCATCTTCGCCCACGGCGGCGGCATCCATTGCGTCACCCAGCAACAGCCCGCCACACCACCCCGAGGAAGTCCACCATGCGACTGA
- a CDS encoding gamma-aminobutyraldehyde dehydrogenase: MSEQQTFRNFVDGRHTDSAEGRTLDIVDPATGAVYATSTLSGQSDVDEACGAAAAAFESWRDSTPAERQRALLRIADALESRSEEFVRCESANTGKPLALTRSEELPMAIDQVRFFAGAARVLEGKAAAEYLPGLTSFVRREPVGVCAQVTPWNYPLMMAVWKIAPALAAGNTVVLKPSDTTPASTVLLAELAAEFLPPGVLNVICGDRDTGRELVAHQVPQQVSITGSVRAGIEVAGAAATDVKRVHLELGGKAPVVVFDDADVEAASATIAEAGYFNAGQDCTAATRVLAAAGVHDDFLAALAEKARAVRTGPPDEPDVAYGALNNAAQLAKVGGFVDRLPDHAEVHSGGRRVGERGFFYAPTVVSGLRPGDEIVRDEVFGPVITVQRFTGEEEAVRLANGVEYGLASSVWTRDHPRAMRMSRRLDFGCVWINAHIPLAAEMPHGGFRHSGYGKDLSLYGLEDYTRVKHVMTSLGE; this comes from the coding sequence ATGAGTGAGCAGCAGACCTTCCGCAACTTCGTCGACGGCCGGCACACCGACTCCGCCGAAGGACGCACCCTGGACATCGTCGACCCGGCCACCGGAGCTGTGTACGCGACCTCGACGCTGTCCGGACAGTCTGATGTGGACGAAGCGTGTGGCGCGGCGGCGGCCGCGTTCGAGAGCTGGCGGGACAGCACTCCGGCCGAACGTCAGCGCGCCCTGCTACGGATCGCCGACGCGCTGGAGTCGCGGTCCGAGGAGTTCGTCCGCTGCGAGTCGGCGAACACCGGCAAACCACTGGCGCTCACCCGGAGCGAAGAACTTCCGATGGCGATCGACCAGGTCAGGTTCTTCGCGGGCGCGGCGCGGGTGCTGGAAGGCAAGGCGGCAGCGGAGTACCTGCCCGGGCTCACCTCGTTCGTCCGGCGCGAACCGGTCGGCGTCTGCGCCCAGGTGACCCCGTGGAACTACCCGCTGATGATGGCCGTCTGGAAGATCGCCCCCGCGCTGGCCGCCGGGAACACGGTGGTGCTCAAGCCCTCCGACACCACCCCGGCCTCCACCGTCCTGCTCGCTGAGTTGGCGGCGGAGTTCCTGCCGCCGGGGGTGCTCAACGTGATCTGCGGCGACCGGGACACCGGCCGGGAGCTCGTCGCGCACCAGGTCCCGCAACAGGTGTCCATCACCGGTTCGGTCCGCGCGGGGATCGAGGTCGCGGGCGCGGCGGCGACCGACGTCAAACGGGTGCACCTGGAGCTCGGTGGGAAGGCACCGGTGGTGGTTTTCGACGACGCGGACGTCGAGGCCGCGTCCGCGACCATCGCCGAAGCCGGGTACTTCAACGCCGGCCAGGACTGCACCGCTGCCACCAGGGTGCTGGCGGCGGCCGGCGTGCACGACGACTTCCTGGCCGCGCTCGCCGAGAAGGCGCGAGCGGTACGTACCGGTCCGCCCGACGAACCGGATGTCGCCTACGGCGCGTTGAACAACGCCGCCCAACTTGCCAAGGTCGGCGGGTTCGTCGACCGGTTGCCCGACCACGCCGAGGTGCACAGCGGTGGCAGGCGGGTGGGCGAGCGCGGCTTCTTCTACGCGCCGACAGTGGTCTCCGGGTTACGTCCCGGCGACGAGATCGTCCGGGACGAGGTGTTCGGGCCGGTCATCACCGTGCAGCGGTTCACCGGCGAGGAGGAGGCGGTGCGCCTCGCCAACGGCGTCGAGTACGGGCTGGCGTCCTCGGTGTGGACCCGCGATCACCCCCGCGCGATGCGGATGTCCCGGCGCCTGGACTTCGGCTGCGTCTGGATCAACGCGCACATTCCGCTCGCCGCCGAGATGCCGCACGGCGGCTTCCGGCATTCCGGCTACGGCAAGGATCTCTCCCTGTACGGGCTGGAGGACTACACCCGGGTCAAGCACGTCATGACCAGCCTCGGGGAGTGA
- a CDS encoding Lrp/AsnC family transcriptional regulator encodes MNRKTPAAERASATLLDDTSKRIIEHLQQDGRRPYSTIGQAVGLSEAAVRQRVQRLSDAGVIQIVAVSDPMQVGLFRQAMIAINVDGPLEPVADALAEMAEIDYVIICAGRFDVLCEAVCEDDAGLLDLISNRIRTLPGVRNAETLMYLKLRKQSYQWGTR; translated from the coding sequence GTGAACAGGAAGACCCCCGCCGCCGAGCGCGCCTCGGCCACGCTGCTCGACGACACCTCCAAGCGGATCATCGAACACCTGCAACAGGACGGCCGCCGCCCGTACTCGACGATCGGCCAGGCGGTCGGCCTTTCCGAGGCCGCGGTCCGGCAGCGCGTCCAACGGCTTTCCGACGCGGGCGTGATCCAGATCGTGGCCGTCTCGGATCCGATGCAGGTCGGACTCTTCCGGCAGGCGATGATCGCGATCAACGTCGACGGTCCACTCGAGCCGGTCGCGGACGCGCTCGCCGAGATGGCCGAGATCGACTACGTGATCATCTGCGCCGGCCGGTTCGACGTGCTCTGCGAGGCCGTCTGCGAGGACGACGCCGGGCTGCTGGACCTGATCTCCAACCGGATCCGCACCCTGCCCGGTGTGCGCAACGCGGAGACCCTGATGTACCTCAAGCTGCGCAAGCAGTCCTACCAGTGGGGCACCCGCTGA